In Streptomyces durocortorensis, a genomic segment contains:
- a CDS encoding SRPBCC family protein: MARRLRTVGLEFVDSAPMRLVFAAEVSAPADVVYRALAEDVASWPSWFTAVTRATPTDAGAGREVRLRGGVRFHETIMAAEPDERYAYRADETNAPGLRALLEEWRLTPEGSGTRVQWTFAADGTGLFRLVLSLGRAGVGRSFRDAVRRLDARLASTTP; encoded by the coding sequence ATGGCACGCCGACTCCGTACCGTAGGACTGGAGTTCGTCGATTCCGCGCCGATGCGTCTGGTGTTCGCCGCCGAGGTGTCCGCGCCGGCGGACGTGGTGTACCGGGCGCTCGCCGAGGACGTCGCGTCCTGGCCGTCCTGGTTCACCGCCGTCACCCGGGCCACGCCCACCGATGCGGGCGCGGGCCGGGAGGTGCGGCTGAGGGGCGGGGTCCGTTTCCACGAGACGATCATGGCCGCCGAGCCGGACGAGCGGTACGCCTACCGGGCCGACGAGACCAACGCCCCCGGCCTGCGGGCCCTGCTGGAGGAGTGGCGGCTCACCCCGGAAGGGTCCGGGACCCGGGTTCAGTGGACCTTCGCCGCCGACGGGACGGGGCTGTTCCGCCTGGTGCTGAGCCTGGGGCGGGCGGGGGTGGGCCGGTCCTTCCGGGACGCCGTGCGGCGCCTGGACGCGCGGCTGGCGAGCACGACGCCCTGA
- a CDS encoding L-cysteine desulfhydrase Cds1: MDTTEHGQVRGPAATVDVDRSDPEYRAWLKEAVRKVQADANRSADTHLLRFPLPEEWGIDLYLKDESTHPTGSLKHRLARSLFLYGLCNGWIRPGKPVIEASSGSTAVSEAYFAKLIGVPFIAVMPRTTSPEKCRLIEFHGGQCHFVDDSRTMYEQSAALAAETGGHYMDQFTYAERATDWRGNNNIAESIYQQLRLERYPEPAWIVATAGTGGTSATIARYVHYLQHDTRICVPDPENSCFFDGWTHHDPHATSDCGSRIEGIGRPRMEPSFVPGAIDRMMKVPDAASVAAVRALERAIGRKAGGSTGTGLWSAFKLIAEMVEQGEKGSVVTLLCDPGDRYLDKYYSDSWLEEQGLDIAPYAAAVDDFLSTGTWPC, from the coding sequence ATGGACACCACTGAGCACGGACAGGTACGCGGGCCCGCGGCGACCGTGGACGTCGACCGCAGCGACCCGGAGTACCGGGCCTGGCTGAAGGAGGCCGTCCGCAAGGTGCAGGCCGACGCGAACCGTTCGGCCGACACCCATCTGCTGCGCTTCCCACTGCCCGAGGAGTGGGGTATCGACCTCTACCTCAAGGACGAGTCGACGCACCCCACCGGCAGCCTCAAGCACCGCCTCGCGCGCTCGCTCTTCCTCTACGGGCTCTGCAACGGCTGGATCCGGCCCGGAAAGCCGGTCATCGAGGCGTCCAGCGGCTCGACCGCCGTGTCGGAGGCGTACTTCGCCAAGCTGATCGGCGTCCCGTTCATCGCCGTGATGCCCCGCACCACCAGCCCGGAGAAGTGCCGCCTGATCGAATTCCACGGCGGGCAGTGCCACTTCGTCGACGACTCGCGCACGATGTACGAGCAGTCCGCCGCCCTCGCCGCCGAGACCGGCGGACACTACATGGACCAGTTCACCTACGCGGAGCGCGCCACCGACTGGCGCGGCAACAACAACATCGCCGAGTCGATCTACCAGCAGCTCCGGTTGGAGCGCTATCCGGAACCCGCCTGGATCGTCGCCACCGCCGGCACCGGCGGCACCTCGGCGACCATCGCCCGCTACGTGCACTACCTCCAGCACGACACCCGCATCTGCGTGCCCGACCCGGAGAACTCCTGCTTCTTCGACGGCTGGACCCACCACGACCCGCACGCCACCAGTGACTGCGGTTCGCGGATCGAGGGCATCGGCCGCCCCCGGATGGAGCCCAGCTTCGTGCCCGGCGCCATCGACCGCATGATGAAGGTCCCCGACGCGGCCAGCGTCGCCGCCGTCCGCGCCCTGGAGCGGGCCATCGGCCGCAAGGCGGGCGGGTCCACCGGTACCGGGCTCTGGAGCGCGTTCAAGCTGATCGCCGAGATGGTGGAGCAGGGGGAGAAGGGCAGTGTCGTCACGCTGCTGTGCGACCCGGGCGACCGCTACCTGGACAAGTACTACTCCGACTCCTGGCTGGAGGAGCAGGGTCTGGACATCGCCCCGTACGCCGCCGCCGTCGATGACTTCCTCTCCACCGGCACCTGGCCCTGCTGA
- a CDS encoding ATP-binding protein: protein MISEPSRHCTVELQALPSRIGQVRRIISAQLRYWHLDPLIDQAALGVTELLTNVHRHAQPDKSCTVDIELLLDRLTVSVHDHDPRLPTMNEPDSFATSGRGLALIAAVSESWGVRPVGPSGKAVWFTLPAATTASTLPPLAVYGSTTDGPFTSVTITAEDIAAQPARSAVVG, encoded by the coding sequence GTGATCAGCGAGCCAAGCAGGCACTGCACGGTGGAGCTCCAGGCCCTGCCGTCGCGGATCGGTCAGGTCCGCAGAATCATCTCGGCGCAGCTGCGCTACTGGCATCTCGATCCTCTGATCGACCAGGCAGCCCTGGGCGTCACCGAGCTTCTCACCAATGTCCACCGGCACGCACAGCCGGACAAGTCATGCACCGTCGACATCGAGCTGCTGCTCGACCGGCTGACGGTCTCCGTCCACGACCACGACCCGCGCCTGCCCACGATGAACGAGCCGGACTCGTTCGCCACGTCGGGCCGGGGCCTGGCGCTGATCGCCGCCGTCAGCGAGAGCTGGGGCGTGCGGCCGGTCGGCCCGTCCGGGAAGGCGGTCTGGTTCACCCTCCCAGCGGCCACGACCGCATCGACCCTGCCCCCGCTCGCGGTCTACGGGTCGACGACCGACGGACCGTTCACGTCCGTGACCATCACCGCCGAGGACATCGCGGCCCAGCCCGCCCGGTCGGCCGTCGTCGGCTGA